TCTGGCAAAGTATCATCTTTACCAAAGATGTTGACAGTTGGTGTGCTCAAAATGACTGACGCAAAATTTGGGTAGCATGATGCAACTTGAACGCCATAATCGGTAGCATTGAACAACTGGTTTGCTAAGCCAGTTACGAAAGAACTATTCGGAGCTGTATAGGCCCAGGAGTTGTACTCAATTTCACCGTTAACAGTATTGGCAAAAGGAACCATAGCATCGCCAATGGATTGGGGATTACAAGTCTTTTTGTTCGTTGTGAAGATAAGTGGAGAGAAGTTTTTTGTCTCGTTGGTACCAATGGTAGTCAACTTTGATAAGAATCTTGGTTCCTGGTCCAAATATCTTGCCCAAGCATCACCAACACTGTCAGTCAAAGTGTCA
The Saccharomyces mikatae IFO 1815 strain IFO1815 genome assembly, chromosome: 4 genome window above contains:
- the SMKI04G7320 gene encoding uncharacterized protein: MSFLSIFTFFGVLISVAAAVRFDLTNVTCNDLHGPHCGTYVMKVVGQNGTFLGQSTFVGADTLTDSVGDAWARYLDQEPRFLSKLTTIGTNETKNFSPLIFTTNKKTCNPQSIGDAMVPFANTVNGEIEYNSWAYTAPNSSFVTGLANQLFNATDYGVQVASCYPNFASVILSTPTVNIFGKDDTLPDYCTAIQLKAACPPEAGFV